The sequence below is a genomic window from Haematobia irritans isolate KBUSLIRL chromosome 3, ASM5000362v1, whole genome shotgun sequence.
TCAACGTCTCAGTTAAGTTTCAAATAAGTCGATTCAGTTTTCTTGATATCGAAAAAACCGGGTCCCCATTCTTTCGTTAATTGTATGGATGTAACATTCTGCAAATAGTTGACTCACCCTTTAAGATggttactaagttcgagttttccaCAAAACACATTAGAAgtttaaaaacacaaaaacagatGATTCAAATTATGAAAAAGTCTGAAGGCATGGATTTCGTGACAGTTTGTCTTACGAAGTTAATTGATTAAGTAAAGTAACCGTGGAAAGGAGCTGGTTTTCGGCGcgtaaaccgaacatagtatccACCTTTAGATATTTCAACCATTAAATAAAggctataataaaatatgttttctatGTTAAAATGCAGTAATAATTACTTAatcaatttattatatttacataTTCCAGCATAACTATGAGTAgcaataaattattatatgtaaaatacaaaaagaaaacaaaaagttatattaagttaaaaaaaaatatacataagggtgtaaaattaaatataaaacactaGGACAAGTTAAGAAAATTGTAATATTTGTGGGACTATATCGATATAATGACTGGGTAAATGGCTTCGAAGGTGGCAGttttgttattaatattttcgaAATTATTTGCCACATGTATGACATCCAGCACCAACATCATTATTGTATCTGGCTACTGCGTGTCTTTGGGTTTGACGACATGACACCAAAGCATCACCAGAGAATCCATGGGGACATTTACAAACAGCCAAATGTGATTTGGGTTCGCAGATAGCACCAGTGCCGCATTTGCCAATGCAAGGATTAACACAACGATAGTTAATGCAGGCCTTATTGTCGGGGCATTCATTGTTACTCAAACATTCACCCTATGGCACATAATGAGAGAAAAAACcactaaaattttataactacggAAAATTATTGGGAAAACTTACTCTTGAACAATAGCTAAGAGGATTTCCAGTGTGGCCAGGTAAACAATTGCATACAGGACGCTCACGTCCGGTATTATCATGACCGGGTATGCAAATTGCGTTTGTACCACAAGGATTGGGCTCACACAAATCAGCTGTAATGAGAATATTTATGTAGTAACTACTCCCAACATTATTTTACTCAATTTCCTTACCTTTTGTGAATGGTCTACAACGAACGAAAGGATCACCAGTCATGTCCCGTGGACAACTGCATACTGGGGTCAAACCTCTTAAATTACAATCAGCTCCCACTCCGCAAGCTCCATCACATGTGTTCTTACAAATGCCATAGAAACAGGCAGGTCTTGAAGCGGGACAATCCGAATCACCATAACATTCAGGACGACATTCGGTGTATGGGCTACCGATGTATCCTTTGGGACATTCACATACGGCACGATGTGCTGTCACGGTGTTGCAAGTAGCTCCAGTACCACATTGTGTACATGCAGGAACACACTTAAAATTACTGCACATATCACGGGCACTACAATCTCCATCATGATCGCATTCATGACGACAACCACTCAAGGGATTACCCACAAAACCTGGCAAACATGAGCATGTTGGTACACTATTTACAATTTCACATTTAGCATTAACACCACAAGGACTGGGATGACATTGTTCCTCTGAAACAAGATAAATTACAGATAATTAAATTTGAAGTgagatatatacatttttttgttaatctaaaaaaaaattgttctaaatTTGACTGGACTTATAGTTCCAAATTGAATTACGATTATCAGACTCTCCAGCAGATGTTTGCTTATCACAATCAAATTATAATTCAAGAAGATGGGATGATCGATATGATAATCTTATCCTAAAGAAGCCAATTCGGTTTATATCatcaaccaaatttcaaatttccctTGATCGGATCGATACCAAAATCCTAACATTAAgcggaaattttaaaaacttttcgaTTTAAAAACATCTCGTACGTATTTTTTATCAGTAAACGTCATGTCACCCAAGTTGGTTGATATCATACATTTCTCCTCCCTCATGGTGCTCCATGTTTTCAATCATACAGGGTGACAAAGCCAATTTTTGGCTCAATAGGTACGATTttggtttttgtcaaaattgtatttctacagaaataaaattttattttatttctatagaatattttgtcaaaattttatttcaacagaaaattttgtcaatattttattttttatagaaaatgttgtcaaaattttatttctatagaacattttgtcaaaattttatttatattaattttatttatttaaaattatccaatatttcggaacatctccgatgttcgccttcagagaattttttttagaagtaaagaacaatgaatttattcgcaaacgagtaaatttaCAAGTTGTaaattcgaaatattggataattttaaataaaaatacaactcaacaaaaacaacaacatctatttttattcatatgacctcaagccgaactaaacaaatataattaacaatttaaaggtcaactatcaaacaacaacaaaattttatttctatagaaaattttgtcataattttgtaataattttattcctataaaaaatgttgtcaacattttgtcaatttttttttctgtaggtaattctgtcaaaattctatttctatagaaaaatttgtcaacattttatttctatagataattttgtaaaattgttttttcaatagaaaattttgtcacattttattttgacaaaatttcaatagaacattttgtcaaaattttatttctatagaaaaatttgtcaaaactttttttctgtagataattctgtcaaaattctatttctatagaaacatttgtcaacattttatttccatagataattttgtaaatttttttttcaatagaaaatattgtcaaaattttatttctgcagaaaattttgtcaaaattttatttctatagaaaattttgtcaaaattttatttctatagaaaattttgtcaaaattttattcctatagaaaattttgtcaaaattttatttctatagaaaattttgtcaatattttatttccatagaaaattttgtcgaaattttatttctatagataatt
It includes:
- the aspr gene encoding asperous isoform X2 gives rise to the protein MLSRTWGIQLLLVFAIIAWTNAEDQTKNTTTSVDDKKLAKRAICSTCSYNGHADQVHGCHGNPCGVNAMCQETAGGRPVCSCPPGHTGNPLTHCNRGECLDNVDCRSDLQCQNGRCVNPCVGACGANANCESRNHVAVCSCPHGFNGDPFTSCRQNDPEEQCHPSPCGVNAKCEIVNSVPTCSCLPGFVGNPLSGCRHECDHDGDCSARDMCSNFKCVPACTQCGTGATCNTVTAHRAVCECPKGYIGSPYTECRPECYGDSDCPASRPACFYGICKNTCDGACGVGADCNLRGLTPVCSCPRDMTGDPFVRCRPFTKADLCEPNPCGTNAICIPGHDNTGRERPVCNCLPGHTGNPLSYCSRGECLSNNECPDNKACINYRCVNPCIGKCGTGAICEPKSHLAVCKCPHGFSGDALVSCRQTQRHAVARYNNDVGAGCHTCGK
- the aspr gene encoding asperous isoform X1, translating into MLSRTWGIQLLLVFAIIAWTNAEDQTKNTTTSVDDKKLAKRAICSTCSYNGRTYYTYGDGRTVERQYYQDPYYTYYSRDADQVHGCHGNPCGVNAMCQETAGGRPVCSCPPGHTGNPLTHCNRGECLDNVDCRSDLQCQNGRCVNPCVGACGANANCESRNHVAVCSCPHGFNGDPFTSCRQNDPEEQCHPSPCGVNAKCEIVNSVPTCSCLPGFVGNPLSGCRHECDHDGDCSARDMCSNFKCVPACTQCGTGATCNTVTAHRAVCECPKGYIGSPYTECRPECYGDSDCPASRPACFYGICKNTCDGACGVGADCNLRGLTPVCSCPRDMTGDPFVRCRPFTKADLCEPNPCGTNAICIPGHDNTGRERPVCNCLPGHTGNPLSYCSRGECLSNNECPDNKACINYRCVNPCIGKCGTGAICEPKSHLAVCKCPHGFSGDALVSCRQTQRHAVARYNNDVGAGCHTCGK